From one Treponema denticola genomic stretch:
- a CDS encoding Fic family protein, producing MRPFNYSKIKNQKWDSGTLGLIAAIYKEAGKQEMYLKQRPEELEKLVEIAKIQSTEASNAIEGIVTTSTRIKQLVKEKTTPKNRDEQEIAGYRDVLNIIHESFDAIPISQNYILQLHKILYSHMNNPMAGRIKSVQNYISAAYSDNHTEILFTPLAPFETPEALDKICEEYNRVIGNMEVEPLIAIPVFIHDFLCIHPFNDGNGRMSRLLTTLLLYRNGFYVGKYISLEAKIAKNKDLYYDALGRAQIGWHEGKEDVVPFIKYLLGTVLVAYRDFADRFALVEIKLPALETVRRAALNKIGRFTKQDIRELCPSLSISSIEGGLRKLVSAGELKKEGSGKNICYYRLK from the coding sequence ATGAGACCATTTAATTATTCTAAAATCAAAAATCAAAAGTGGGATTCCGGTACCCTGGGTCTGATTGCTGCAATATATAAAGAAGCCGGAAAACAGGAAATGTACTTGAAACAGCGTCCGGAAGAATTAGAGAAACTGGTCGAGATTGCAAAGATACAAAGTACAGAGGCATCGAATGCAATTGAAGGTATTGTAACAACAAGTACCCGTATCAAGCAGTTGGTGAAAGAGAAAACAACACCTAAAAATCGTGATGAGCAAGAAATTGCGGGTTACCGTGATGTATTAAATATAATCCACGAAAGTTTTGATGCGATTCCTATTTCCCAAAACTATATTCTGCAGCTCCATAAGATTCTGTATAGTCATATGAACAATCCGATGGCAGGCAGAATAAAAAGTGTACAGAACTATATCAGTGCTGCATATTCGGATAATCATACGGAAATATTATTTACGCCGCTTGCTCCCTTTGAGACACCGGAGGCGTTGGATAAAATTTGTGAAGAATATAACCGAGTAATTGGAAATATGGAAGTGGAGCCCTTAATAGCAATTCCTGTTTTTATTCATGATTTTCTCTGCATACATCCTTTTAACGATGGTAACGGAAGAATGAGCCGTCTGCTGACAACTCTTCTGTTATACAGAAACGGCTTTTATGTAGGAAAATATATCTCTTTGGAAGCAAAAATTGCAAAAAACAAGGATTTATATTATGACGCACTTGGTAGAGCTCAGATTGGTTGGCATGAAGGCAAAGAAGATGTGGTTCCTTTTATCAAATACTTGCTTGGAACGGTTCTTGTGGCCTATAGAGATTTTGCAGACCGCTTCGCTTTAGTGGAAATAAAACTTCCTGCTCTTGAAACTGTAAGACGTGCCGCTCTAAATAAGATTGGCCGATTTACTAAGCAGGATATTCGTGAACTTTGTCCTTCACTGAGTATAAGTTCTATCGAGGGAGGGCTCAGAAAATTAGTATCAGCCGGTGAATTGAAAAAAGAAGGCTCAGGAAAAAACATTTGTTATTATAGATTAAAGTAA
- the miaA gene encoding tRNA (adenosine(37)-N6)-dimethylallyltransferase MiaA: MVPVLIFFGATASGKTSLASEIFSYKHSKDFSKEDGISALSACAEIISADSVQVYRHLHIGSASPSKEELDGLPHHLIAIKEPSEEFSAADFVKEADKLCPEIYRRGKLPVLMGGTAFFLKNFLYGLPVTPTADSKIREHFQKRAKEEGAGVLLEELKKIDPETAKRLHVHDEYRIIRAHEVFAASGKPLSSFALPENPREEYEFFILSLERTRSLLYERIEKRVDAMFAEGLYDEVKKLYEMGYTSESPGLKAIGYREFFDENRRLKPESDLEEVSALIKRNTKHYAKRQETFFKTIPDVHRYFIEDKAEILRLYKDICGFYEKWV; encoded by the coding sequence GTGGTTCCCGTATTGATTTTTTTCGGAGCGACGGCTTCGGGAAAAACAAGCTTAGCTTCCGAGATATTTTCTTATAAACATTCAAAAGATTTCTCAAAAGAGGACGGAATTTCGGCTCTTTCAGCTTGTGCCGAAATTATAAGCGCCGACTCGGTTCAGGTGTATAGACACCTGCATATAGGCTCGGCTTCTCCTTCCAAAGAGGAATTAGACGGCCTCCCCCATCACTTAATCGCTATAAAAGAGCCTTCCGAAGAATTTTCGGCAGCCGATTTTGTAAAAGAAGCCGATAAACTTTGCCCCGAAATATATAGGCGGGGAAAACTTCCGGTCTTGATGGGAGGCACGGCTTTTTTCTTAAAGAATTTTCTATACGGCCTTCCCGTTACGCCCACAGCCGACTCTAAAATCCGCGAACACTTTCAAAAGCGGGCAAAGGAAGAAGGGGCAGGCGTTCTTTTAGAAGAGCTAAAAAAAATAGACCCCGAAACGGCAAAGAGGCTCCATGTTCATGATGAATACAGAATAATAAGAGCTCACGAAGTTTTTGCCGCTTCAGGGAAGCCTTTAAGCTCTTTTGCCCTCCCCGAAAACCCAAGAGAAGAATACGAGTTTTTTATCTTAAGCCTCGAAAGAACCCGCTCCCTTTTATACGAAAGAATCGAAAAGAGGGTCGATGCCATGTTTGCCGAGGGCCTATATGATGAAGTAAAAAAGCTTTATGAAATGGGCTATACAAGCGAAAGCCCCGGACTCAAAGCCATAGGCTACAGGGAATTCTTTGATGAAAATAGGCGTTTAAAACCGGAATCGGACTTGGAGGAAGTCTCGGCCCTTATAAAACGGAATACCAAACACTACGCCAAGCGTCAAGAAACCTTTTTTAAAACAATCCCCGATGTTCACCGTTATTTTATAGAAGATAAGGCTGAAATATTAAGGCTTTATAAGGATATTTGCGGATTTTATGAGAAATGGGTGTAA
- a CDS encoding DNA-directed RNA polymerase subunit omega, with protein MIFPLEELIEFDDNIYEITCASTRRAYQLAKIQEPNAEKSGDKVVSAGAKQIFTGEVNYQIERHPEFN; from the coding sequence ATGATATTTCCATTAGAAGAACTCATCGAGTTTGATGACAATATTTACGAGATTACATGCGCATCGACAAGAAGGGCCTATCAGCTGGCTAAAATCCAAGAGCCTAATGCCGAAAAAAGCGGAGACAAGGTTGTTTCAGCCGGAGCAAAGCAAATTTTTACCGGTGAAGTAAACTATCAGATAGAACGGCACCCCGAATTCAACTAA
- the flhA gene encoding flagellar biosynthesis protein FlhA — protein MAENRIFKEAPNALVAMGAILVIFVIVIPLPTALLDFFMALNLIFSLIILLIVLFVDKPTEFTVFPSLLLVSTIFGLALNVSSTRLILTYGEKFDGKMIAAFSQFVIGSTGNQGLVIGFVVFIILIAVQAFVITKGATRIAEVAARFALDFNNTRSMSIEAEYNAGVITEAEARKKKEELQRSTDFYGAMDGASKFVSGNVKIGIFITVLNIVAGLIVGIVFRQEEFTKAMQMYTRFTIGDGLLAQLPSLFISVATGLVVTRSASTGSFGKDITDQFARNSTVYYIAAITLTVMAVLPGFPSIILIIIALSLAFLGWRLQTTKVTRAQKEQAAKEAQAASEKAAKTETDDTKAVSPYDDLSLQFGYGLIPLVDEKRGSDLVPRVKRIRKEIALETGLVMPVIRMMDAMNLPPDEYCITIQGAEVARSKIRMGAYLAVNPGNVQDEIPGEPTLDPAFGLPAIWISESNQAAAERAGYTVIDPPSIIATHLTQVIKTHADDILSRQMVNNILDSAKKLNPIVVDEIQSNDKLTLGDLQTVFKCLLRENVSIRNTTAILETIADYRRITGDMYIIAEKVRQRLGRQIVQQYLGEDKALRAFMVDSAFFQTVLASRIDTLTGPQPAIDTESKKAWLRAVQNAYNNFNAQFVGIAVILVPEEGRLLIKRLLEYEMPMVPVLSVPEIPKDISVIGMGNITPEIQ, from the coding sequence ATGGCCGAAAACAGAATTTTTAAGGAAGCACCGAATGCCTTGGTAGCTATGGGAGCTATCTTGGTAATATTTGTAATTGTTATTCCTCTGCCTACTGCTCTTTTAGACTTTTTTATGGCACTGAATCTTATATTCAGTTTGATAATATTACTCATAGTTTTATTTGTAGATAAGCCTACGGAGTTTACGGTTTTCCCTTCATTGCTTTTAGTCTCCACCATATTCGGCCTTGCCCTAAACGTTTCATCTACAAGGCTTATTCTAACATATGGAGAAAAATTTGACGGAAAGATGATAGCAGCCTTCAGTCAATTTGTTATCGGCTCTACAGGAAATCAAGGTTTGGTCATAGGTTTTGTAGTTTTTATTATCTTGATTGCCGTTCAAGCCTTTGTAATCACAAAGGGAGCAACAAGAATTGCCGAGGTTGCAGCCCGTTTTGCCTTAGACTTTAATAATACCAGAAGTATGTCTATAGAAGCAGAGTACAATGCAGGCGTTATAACTGAAGCCGAAGCTCGAAAGAAAAAAGAAGAATTACAAAGGTCTACGGATTTTTACGGGGCTATGGACGGTGCGAGTAAATTCGTTTCGGGAAACGTAAAAATAGGAATCTTTATAACGGTCTTAAATATTGTAGCAGGTTTAATCGTAGGTATAGTGTTTAGACAAGAAGAATTCACTAAAGCGATGCAGATGTACACAAGGTTTACAATAGGGGACGGACTTTTAGCTCAGCTTCCTTCTCTTTTTATATCGGTTGCAACAGGTCTTGTAGTAACCCGCTCAGCTTCAACAGGCTCTTTTGGAAAAGACATCACGGACCAGTTTGCACGCAATTCGACTGTTTATTACATAGCCGCTATCACCTTGACTGTGATGGCAGTTTTACCCGGTTTCCCCTCAATAATCTTAATCATCATCGCATTAAGCCTTGCTTTTTTAGGCTGGAGGCTGCAGACAACAAAGGTAACAAGGGCTCAAAAAGAACAGGCGGCTAAAGAAGCCCAAGCAGCATCGGAAAAAGCGGCAAAAACCGAAACAGACGATACCAAGGCTGTAAGCCCATACGACGATCTATCCTTGCAATTCGGATACGGCCTTATTCCATTGGTCGATGAAAAAAGAGGCTCAGACCTCGTTCCGCGGGTTAAACGCATAAGAAAAGAAATAGCTCTCGAAACCGGTCTTGTAATGCCGGTTATCAGAATGATGGATGCCATGAACCTTCCTCCTGATGAATATTGTATTACAATACAGGGAGCCGAGGTAGCAAGATCAAAGATAAGAATGGGCGCATACCTCGCAGTAAACCCTGGAAATGTTCAAGATGAAATACCCGGCGAACCTACCTTAGATCCGGCTTTCGGTCTTCCGGCTATTTGGATTTCCGAATCAAACCAAGCAGCCGCCGAAAGGGCAGGATATACGGTTATAGATCCGCCTTCCATCATAGCAACTCATTTAACTCAGGTTATAAAAACACATGCGGATGACATCCTTTCAAGACAAATGGTAAACAACATCTTGGATTCCGCAAAAAAATTAAACCCAATCGTCGTCGACGAAATTCAGTCAAACGACAAGCTGACATTGGGAGACTTGCAAACAGTCTTTAAGTGTCTCCTTAGGGAAAATGTTTCCATACGCAATACCACAGCCATTCTTGAAACCATCGCAGACTATAGGCGCATAACCGGCGACATGTATATAATAGCCGAAAAAGTCAGACAAAGGTTAGGCAGACAAATTGTTCAGCAATATCTTGGAGAAGACAAGGCATTGCGAGCTTTTATGGTAGACTCCGCTTTTTTCCAAACCGTTTTGGCAAGCCGCATAGATACCCTGACCGGCCCTCAACCTGCAATAGACACTGAATCGAAAAAAGCATGGCTTAGAGCCGTTCAAAACGCATACAACAACTTTAATGCTCAATTTGTAGGCATTGCAGTTATCCTCGTTCCCGAAGAAGGCAGACTTTTGATAAAACGGCTTCTTGAATACGAAATGCCCATGGTTCCGGTCTTATCAGTCCCCGAAATTCCAAAGGATATTTCGGTCATCGGCATGGGAAACATCACCCCGGAAATTCAATAA
- the flhB gene encoding flagellar biosynthesis protein FlhB, whose product MISGKSPLLYQKYFSQEELLLNKTIGLQWFAAEDEGRTEDPTEYKIRKAREEGRVAKSQDLNAAMVVLLPVISLIIMGPYIFKSLMQVIAFFFERCTTEDVVNGTWFRIFVLYFFKTVFPITGVALISGVLGNIIQNRGFLFSTKPIQPDFKRVTPNFVRFFKRALFSAEGLFNLAKSLFKVVIIGFIGYLVIKNNITKMIALLQSDFPNSIIFIAKTAAQILVYAAIALVLLSIPDYFFQKRQFSESLKMSKTEVTDEYKELEGDPMVKAQINRQMQAILQKTGIKNVPDADVVITNPTHYAVALQWKQGVMPAPMVISKGVDATAQNIKRIARENNIPTIENVPLARALYANVDLGQIIPSEYYQSLSIIFLKIYSMKEKEMLRKRWR is encoded by the coding sequence ATGATATCGGGAAAATCGCCCCTCCTTTATCAAAAATATTTTTCTCAAGAAGAACTCCTTCTCAATAAAACGATAGGCTTGCAGTGGTTCGCTGCCGAAGATGAAGGCAGAACAGAAGACCCGACCGAATATAAGATACGCAAGGCCAGAGAAGAAGGAAGAGTTGCAAAAAGTCAGGACTTAAATGCCGCAATGGTTGTGCTGCTTCCCGTAATCAGCCTTATAATAATGGGGCCCTACATATTTAAATCTTTAATGCAGGTCATCGCCTTCTTTTTTGAACGCTGCACAACAGAAGATGTTGTAAACGGAACTTGGTTCAGGATTTTTGTTTTATATTTTTTTAAAACGGTTTTCCCGATAACGGGGGTAGCCCTAATTTCGGGAGTGTTGGGAAATATTATTCAAAACAGAGGCTTTTTATTTTCGACAAAACCTATTCAGCCCGATTTTAAAAGAGTTACTCCCAATTTTGTGAGGTTCTTTAAAAGAGCTCTCTTTTCTGCCGAGGGGCTTTTTAATTTGGCTAAATCGCTTTTTAAGGTTGTCATTATAGGTTTTATAGGATATCTTGTTATAAAAAACAATATTACAAAGATGATAGCCCTGCTTCAATCCGATTTTCCCAATTCGATAATTTTTATAGCAAAAACAGCTGCTCAAATATTGGTGTATGCTGCGATCGCATTGGTTCTTTTAAGTATTCCCGATTACTTTTTCCAAAAACGTCAGTTTTCGGAATCGTTAAAAATGTCAAAAACGGAAGTAACCGATGAGTATAAAGAATTGGAAGGCGATCCGATGGTAAAGGCTCAAATAAACAGGCAGATGCAGGCAATCTTGCAAAAGACCGGTATAAAAAACGTTCCGGATGCCGATGTCGTTATTACAAACCCGACCCATTATGCTGTCGCTCTTCAATGGAAACAAGGCGTTATGCCTGCTCCCATGGTTATATCGAAGGGAGTTGATGCAACAGCCCAAAACATAAAAAGAATTGCTCGGGAAAACAACATTCCTACTATTGAAAATGTTCCATTGGCCCGTGCCCTATACGCTAACGTAGATTTAGGACAGATAATTCCAAGCGAATATTATCAATCGCTTTCGATTATTTTCTTAAAAATTTACTCGATGAAAGAAAAAGAAATGTTAAGGAAAAGATGGAGGTAA
- the fliR gene encoding flagellar biosynthetic protein FliR, which translates to MQPFDFILNKEPIFLLAAVRIFAILMTSPLMSMRNVSRIAKVALAGLTAFMVTPYAYPNFGNLNAFSLEYLLLLLGEGLIGVLTGFFISILFSTFSTAGQFFSFQMGFGASGVFDALAQVENPLVGQYFNFIAVLIFLRINGFQRLFLGGIMKSIEHVNCFLFLERQEELSTYLLGAVGNLFLNAMIIALPVMGTLILIHITMGLLTKAAPQMNLLSEGFPITILTAFFILALALPFFINTFEIILEKGFSDFWRLLDSLGGTK; encoded by the coding sequence ATGCAGCCCTTCGATTTTATCCTAAATAAAGAACCCATTTTTTTACTCGCAGCTGTCCGAATTTTTGCCATATTAATGACATCCCCCCTAATGTCAATGCGCAATGTTTCACGAATTGCAAAGGTTGCTCTTGCGGGCTTAACTGCATTTATGGTAACCCCCTATGCCTATCCCAACTTCGGAAATCTAAATGCCTTCAGTCTTGAGTATCTTCTTTTACTTCTTGGAGAAGGGCTTATCGGTGTTTTAACCGGTTTTTTTATAAGCATTTTATTTTCTACATTCAGCACGGCAGGACAGTTTTTTTCGTTCCAGATGGGCTTCGGTGCATCGGGAGTTTTTGATGCCCTAGCTCAAGTTGAAAACCCCCTCGTGGGTCAATATTTTAACTTTATTGCAGTTCTTATCTTTTTACGCATAAACGGTTTCCAACGTCTTTTTTTAGGCGGAATAATGAAGAGCATTGAGCATGTAAACTGCTTTTTGTTTTTAGAAAGGCAGGAGGAGCTTTCGACCTATCTTTTAGGAGCAGTTGGAAATCTTTTTTTAAACGCAATGATAATTGCCTTGCCGGTTATGGGAACACTAATCTTAATTCACATAACAATGGGACTTTTAACAAAGGCAGCCCCTCAGATGAACCTTCTATCGGAAGGCTTCCCCATTACAATTTTAACAGCCTTTTTTATTTTAGCCCTTGCTCTGCCTTTTTTTATAAACACCTTTGAAATTATTTTGGAAAAAGGCTTTTCGGATTTTTGGCGGCTTTTAGACAGTTTAGGGGGTACTAAATGA
- the fliQ gene encoding flagellar biosynthesis protein FliQ, producing the protein MTTGTIVTLMREGIGIILMLSAPILVAALLVGLIVAIFQATTSIQEQTLTFVPKILTILGMIALLATWMITVLREYFVSLMNLIPQLVR; encoded by the coding sequence ATGACTACAGGTACTATAGTTACTTTAATGCGTGAAGGTATAGGTATCATACTGATGCTTTCCGCACCCATCTTAGTTGCAGCTCTTTTAGTAGGCTTAATTGTTGCAATCTTTCAGGCGACTACCTCTATACAGGAACAGACGCTGACCTTTGTTCCTAAAATTTTAACTATTTTAGGAATGATTGCTCTTTTGGCAACTTGGATGATTACGGTGTTAAGGGAATATTTTGTTTCTTTAATGAATTTAATTCCGCAGCTGGTAAGATAA
- a CDS encoding iron-containing alcohol dehydrogenase produces MADFVFKVSSKVILGNYSLARIGEEAVKFGNNFMFVVDPFFEDMGLVDKVRKSLEEKNISLFVFNGFEQTADSEVIERALSLARGAHIRGVIACGDMTACAIGRAIAALYNEDKPVYRYIEGEPITAESLPLIQVPTTCSDPFLFGNSSFIVDSRNRTVNLLKIKEDLCDLVIFDSNTYAGLAPNAMTSMIFAGLCSTFEAYVSTRGSFFSETILGKAVEIFLISLDPQHEKLVGMPREELVAQAACLSAIGIAASAPGLGTAIALAAGGRYRISKSLIATILLPHVINDAISSSLSKTVAVARMLGETMLEGGDAAEVAKRGVEEIRRRLAEANLPIRLKDIDLTIESLVPVAEDAARLSFMNYSPRPLANYDIFEIIKQAF; encoded by the coding sequence ATGGCAGATTTTGTATTTAAAGTTTCATCAAAGGTTATTTTAGGTAATTATTCTCTTGCCCGCATCGGGGAGGAAGCTGTAAAATTCGGAAATAATTTTATGTTTGTGGTTGACCCTTTTTTTGAAGATATGGGTTTAGTAGATAAGGTCCGAAAATCTCTTGAAGAAAAAAATATCTCCCTTTTTGTATTTAACGGTTTTGAACAGACAGCCGATTCTGAGGTTATAGAAAGAGCTCTTTCATTAGCCAGAGGGGCTCATATAAGAGGCGTAATTGCCTGTGGCGATATGACAGCATGTGCTATAGGGAGGGCTATCGCAGCTCTTTATAATGAAGATAAACCTGTTTATCGCTATATTGAAGGAGAACCTATTACGGCAGAATCCTTACCTCTTATTCAAGTTCCTACGACATGCAGTGACCCATTTTTATTTGGGAATTCCAGTTTTATTGTAGATTCCAGAAATAGAACAGTAAATCTATTAAAGATAAAAGAAGATTTATGCGACCTTGTAATTTTTGATTCAAATACATATGCAGGCCTTGCGCCCAATGCTATGACTTCAATGATTTTTGCAGGTTTATGTTCTACCTTTGAAGCCTATGTTTCGACAAGGGGCAGTTTTTTTTCGGAGACTATCTTGGGAAAGGCTGTCGAGATATTTTTAATTTCCCTTGATCCTCAGCATGAAAAACTTGTCGGAATGCCCAGAGAGGAACTTGTGGCTCAGGCTGCTTGTCTTTCCGCTATCGGAATTGCGGCTTCCGCACCCGGACTTGGAACAGCTATAGCGCTTGCTGCGGGCGGAAGATATAGAATTTCAAAATCCCTTATTGCGACGATTTTACTTCCTCATGTTATTAATGATGCGATTTCTTCAAGCCTTTCAAAGACCGTTGCTGTAGCGAGAATGCTGGGTGAAACCATGCTTGAAGGCGGAGATGCTGCCGAAGTTGCAAAACGCGGCGTTGAGGAAATTAGAAGAAGGCTTGCTGAAGCTAATTTACCTATACGGTTAAAAGATATAGATTTAACTATCGAATCCCTTGTGCCTGTTGCAGAAGATGCCGCCCGCTTAAGTTTTATGAACTATAGCCCAAGGCCTCTTGCAAATTACGATATTTTTGAAATTATAAAACAAGCCTTTTAA
- a CDS encoding TrmH family RNA methyltransferase — protein MPEIFKLYNLPQKQRCRKILRILESAEAALVQNKADEFLDTFYLRSLLKIILDDLDFESSLKVQKWIEAPQEEDKRKIINFVRYELYKKLDTTPAEWDLILPNSSADEIANFRRTFFEGVYVYAEDIRTPFNIGSIFRTAESFGVEKVFLSHDCVSPDSPKAKRTAMGCTEYLPWERADLESLPDLPLIVLETGGTDISKFEFPKKGIVVIGSEELGVSPEAVKKAQGRVITIPMYGIKASINVSVAFGICMQKWCEALTSD, from the coding sequence ATGCCTGAGATTTTTAAGCTTTACAATTTACCCCAAAAACAAAGATGCCGTAAAATATTGCGTATTTTGGAATCGGCTGAAGCTGCTCTTGTTCAAAATAAGGCAGATGAATTCTTGGATACATTTTATCTGCGTTCTCTTTTAAAAATTATTTTAGATGACTTGGATTTCGAGTCTTCTTTAAAAGTTCAAAAATGGATTGAAGCCCCTCAGGAAGAAGATAAAAGAAAGATTATCAATTTTGTCAGGTACGAGCTTTATAAAAAACTTGATACAACACCTGCGGAGTGGGATTTGATTTTGCCTAACTCCTCTGCCGATGAAATTGCAAATTTCAGACGAACTTTTTTTGAAGGAGTTTATGTCTATGCCGAAGATATCCGCACGCCTTTTAACATAGGTTCGATTTTTAGAACGGCAGAATCTTTCGGAGTTGAAAAAGTTTTTTTATCCCATGACTGCGTTTCCCCTGACAGTCCTAAAGCTAAAAGAACGGCGATGGGTTGTACCGAATATCTCCCGTGGGAGAGAGCCGATCTTGAGAGCCTTCCCGATCTTCCGCTGATTGTACTTGAAACCGGCGGCACCGATATTTCAAAGTTTGAATTCCCCAAAAAAGGAATTGTCGTTATCGGCTCGGAAGAATTGGGGGTCAGTCCCGAAGCCGTAAAAAAAGCCCAAGGGCGGGTTATCACAATTCCTATGTATGGAATAAAAGCCTCGATAAACGTAAGCGTTGCCTTCGGTATCTGTATGCAAAAATGGTGTGAGGCTCTTACATCCGATTGA
- a CDS encoding MBL fold metallo-hydrolase, which produces MSFMDYFAIHVVPKLYRGKGAFHPAETGKLTETVSCVREYDVNIFFIRKGNTLIAIDSGYKNHHALLPGCKKIGIDPKAVQALFLTHADPDHAGGLDIRCENCFINAEIYLGEIEENYLTNTIYRKKIGPFGLKNSVKIKDNYHLLKDGQSVSVGDLTIQPFLVPGHTLGHLMYLIDNELLFTGDSIALNQEGGWCFFDLFNYNSEMNIESLKALKEKLDLNRIKYVFTSHNGFTDKVKDVFAHVDVIPKWNEKGFIFDKTAPYDCFARKDKLQPCIK; this is translated from the coding sequence ATGAGTTTTATGGATTATTTTGCAATTCATGTTGTTCCGAAACTGTATAGAGGAAAAGGAGCTTTTCATCCTGCGGAAACCGGAAAATTGACGGAAACGGTAAGTTGCGTAAGAGAGTACGATGTTAATATTTTTTTTATCCGCAAAGGTAACACTCTGATCGCAATAGATTCCGGGTACAAAAATCATCATGCTCTCTTGCCGGGGTGTAAAAAAATCGGAATCGATCCTAAAGCGGTTCAGGCTCTGTTTCTTACACATGCAGATCCGGATCATGCAGGCGGCTTGGATATTCGTTGTGAGAATTGTTTTATTAACGCTGAAATTTATCTAGGCGAAATTGAAGAAAATTATCTGACAAATACCATATATCGTAAAAAAATCGGCCCGTTCGGATTAAAAAATTCCGTGAAAATAAAAGACAATTATCACCTTCTTAAAGACGGCCAATCCGTTTCCGTCGGTGATTTGACAATTCAGCCGTTTTTAGTTCCCGGTCATACTCTCGGGCATTTAATGTATTTAATCGACAACGAACTGCTTTTTACGGGAGACTCCATTGCACTGAATCAAGAAGGCGGATGGTGTTTTTTTGATCTGTTTAACTACAACAGTGAAATGAATATTGAATCCTTGAAAGCATTAAAGGAAAAACTGGATTTAAATAGAATTAAGTATGTATTTACTTCCCATAACGGATTTACGGATAAAGTGAAGGATGTCTTTGCGCATGTTGATGTTATTCCAAAATGGAATGAAAAAGGATTTATATTTGATAAAACGGCCCCTTATGATTGTTTTGCAAGGAAAGATAAACTCCAACCCTGTATCAAATGA
- the deoD gene encoding purine-nucleoside phosphorylase → MSVHIAARQGEIADKILLPGDPLRAEFVANNFLENPQCYNKVRGMLGFTGTYKGVRVSVQGTGMGQPSFSIYANELFNEYGVQKAIRIGTAGALQKDMGLRDVVLAMSASTDSGINTHRFRGCHYAPTADWSLLKNAYDHAQKMGIKPLVGSIASSDVFYDDLETWKMWAAYGVLAVEMEAAELYTLAAKYKRQALAVLTISDNIVTQEQTSAEERQTTFKTMMEIALEAIIA, encoded by the coding sequence ATGAGTGTTCATATAGCTGCAAGACAAGGAGAAATTGCCGATAAAATTCTTCTACCGGGAGATCCTTTGCGGGCGGAATTTGTTGCAAATAATTTTTTAGAAAATCCTCAATGTTATAACAAGGTTAGAGGTATGTTGGGCTTTACGGGAACATACAAGGGCGTAAGGGTTTCTGTTCAGGGAACCGGAATGGGGCAGCCTTCTTTTTCAATCTATGCAAATGAGCTGTTTAACGAGTACGGCGTACAAAAGGCTATCCGTATCGGAACGGCCGGAGCCTTGCAAAAGGATATGGGTTTGCGGGATGTAGTTTTAGCTATGTCTGCCTCTACCGATTCTGGTATCAACACGCACCGCTTTAGGGGCTGTCATTATGCTCCTACGGCCGATTGGAGTTTGCTAAAAAATGCCTATGACCATGCTCAAAAAATGGGAATTAAACCCTTAGTAGGCTCGATTGCCAGCTCTGATGTTTTTTATGATGACCTTGAAACATGGAAGATGTGGGCTGCTTACGGGGTTTTAGCTGTCGAGATGGAAGCTGCAGAGCTTTATACTCTGGCTGCAAAGTATAAGCGTCAAGCCCTTGCCGTTCTTACCATTTCGGATAATATAGTTACACAAGAGCAGACAAGTGCCGAAGAGCGGCAAACTACCTTTAAAACCATGATGGAAATTGCCTTAGAGGCAATAATAGCTTAA
- a CDS encoding NifU family protein has protein sequence MLVKEEIEKGIALVRPYLQADGGDIELDSVDEAGKVYVKLKGACGSCPMAIYTLKMGVEEQLKDMFPEVTEVVAV, from the coding sequence ATGTTGGTTAAAGAAGAAATAGAAAAAGGCATCGCCTTGGTAAGACCCTATTTACAGGCTGACGGCGGAGATATAGAGCTTGATTCGGTTGATGAAGCCGGAAAAGTTTATGTTAAGCTAAAGGGAGCCTGCGGCTCATGTCCTATGGCTATCTACACTCTTAAAATGGGTGTTGAAGAACAGCTTAAGGACATGTTCCCCGAAGTTACCGAGGTAGTCGCAGTGTAA